A window of the Cannabis sativa cultivar Pink pepper isolate KNU-18-1 chromosome X, ASM2916894v1, whole genome shotgun sequence genome harbors these coding sequences:
- the LOC115695594 gene encoding uncharacterized protein LOC115695594, with translation MDRIERLAMLLWGVWGARNDLVWNNKALSVERVVNFAITYLDSWKNAQLESRGVLPIFGPNTFGCEQWAKPCFGEIKVNCDAAVFEDDNILGLGWISQDHNMPDPFLAEAMALKEALDWVKGRWVEGGVPTGVVMEVDALLLVRAVQQKKRLLSPVGLLISDCVALMQSSLLFHISINFVKRSENQAANFLARSSSSIPGWVSRGGVVAADLEAILVANLI, from the exons ATGGATCGTATTGAGAGGCTTGCTATGCTTCTATGGGGAGTTTGGGGAGCTCGTAATGACTTGGTTTGGAATAATAAGGCTTTGTCGGTAGAGAGGGTGGTGAATTTTGCAATTACTTACCTTGATTCTTGGAAGAATGCTCAGCTAGAGAGTAGAGGTGTGTTGCCAATTTTTGGTCCGAATACTTTCGGGTGTGAGCAATGGGCTAAACCTTGTTTTGGTGAGATTAAGGTTAATTGTGATGCTGCTGTCTTTGAAGATGACAATATTCTCGGTTTGGGGTGGATTTCTCAGGATCATAATATG CCCGACCCGTTTTTGGCTGAAGCTATGGCGTTGAAGGAGGCACTCGATTGGGTGAAGGGTAGGTGGGTTGAGGGGGGTGTGCCTACTGGTGTGGTTATGGAGGTGGACGCGTTGCTGCTGGTGCGAGCCGTGCAACAGAAGAAGCGTTTGTTGTCTCCGGTGGGGCTTTTAATTTCGGATTGTGTTGCTCTTATGCAATCCTCTCTTTTGTTTcatatttcaattaattttgttaaacggTCCGAGAACCAGGCGGCTAACTTTTTAGCTCGTTCTTCTAGTTCTATTCCTGGCTGGGTTTCTCGCGGGGGTGTTGTCGCTGCTGATTTGGAAGCTATTTTGGTAGCTAATTtgatttaa